In one Streptomyces sp. T12 genomic region, the following are encoded:
- a CDS encoding MIP/aquaporin family protein, with protein sequence MSNGDIFLGEVIGTAILILFGAGVVAAVVLNYSKAKDAGWVVIAFGWGFGVMAGAYTAAPLSGGQLNPAVTIGIAIDTGEWDKVHIYIAGQMVGAILGAVLCWLVYFAQFQANADEDIAQPTLGIFSTAPAIRNVVANLITEIIATIALVLPILAFGLTKGLGVSGTAILIVSFLVVGIGLSLGGPTGYAINPARDLGPRIVHALLPIPNKGTSDWGYAWIPVVGPLIGGVLSGLIFNAAF encoded by the coding sequence ATGAGCAACGGAGACATATTTCTCGGTGAGGTCATCGGAACCGCGATCCTGATCCTCTTTGGGGCCGGAGTCGTCGCCGCCGTCGTACTCAACTACTCGAAGGCGAAGGACGCGGGGTGGGTCGTCATCGCGTTCGGCTGGGGATTCGGCGTGATGGCCGGCGCGTACACCGCCGCACCGCTGTCCGGCGGACAGCTCAACCCGGCCGTGACGATCGGTATCGCCATCGACACCGGGGAATGGGACAAGGTCCACATCTACATCGCAGGCCAGATGGTCGGCGCGATCCTCGGTGCGGTGCTGTGCTGGCTGGTCTACTTCGCGCAGTTCCAGGCCAACGCCGACGAGGACATCGCCCAGCCGACCCTCGGGATCTTCTCCACCGCCCCCGCGATCCGCAATGTCGTGGCCAACCTCATCACCGAGATCATCGCGACGATCGCACTGGTGCTGCCGATCCTCGCCTTCGGTCTGACCAAGGGGCTCGGCGTGTCCGGCACCGCGATTCTGATCGTCTCGTTCCTGGTGGTCGGCATCGGTCTGTCGCTCGGTGGTCCCACCGGATACGCCATCAATCCGGCCCGTGACCTGGGCCCCCGCATCGTCCACGCCCTGCTCCCGATTCCCAACAAGGGTACGTCGGACTGGGGTTACGCGTGGATCCCGGTGGTGGGACCGCTGATCGGCGGGGTGCTGTCCGGGCTCATCTTCAACGCAGCCTTCTGA
- a CDS encoding DUF742 domain-containing protein, with translation MSADGQGRSHWFDDEAGPVVRPYAMTRGRTTSAAQHRLDLIAVVVAEPHADDPEADSMLSPEHVDIVELCRDAPQSVAELSAELDLPIGVVRVLVGDLVDAEFVHVNRPVPPAELVDESILRDVINGLRAL, from the coding sequence ATGAGCGCTGACGGTCAGGGAAGAAGTCACTGGTTCGACGACGAGGCCGGACCGGTCGTCCGTCCGTACGCCATGACGCGCGGCCGCACCACCAGTGCGGCCCAGCACCGCCTCGACCTGATCGCGGTGGTCGTCGCGGAACCGCACGCGGACGACCCGGAAGCGGACTCGATGCTGTCCCCGGAGCACGTGGACATCGTCGAACTGTGCCGTGACGCCCCGCAGTCCGTTGCCGAACTCTCCGCCGAGCTCGACCTGCCCATCGGAGTCGTACGGGTCCTCGTCGGGGATCTCGTGGACGCGGAATTCGTCCATGTGAACCGGCCCGTACCGCCTGCCGAGCTGGTGGACGAGAGTATTCTGCGCGACGTGATCAACGGCCTGCGGGCGCTGTGA
- a CDS encoding roadblock/LC7 domain-containing protein, whose protein sequence is MTAPKATGHTATNQSGELNWLLDDLVDRVASIRKALVLSGDGLPTGVSKDLTREDSEHLAAVASGFHSLAKGVGRHFEAGNVRQTVVELDDAFLFVTAAGDGSCLAVLSDADSDVGLVAYEMTLLVKRVGVHLGTAPRTDLPAGG, encoded by the coding sequence ATGACCGCACCGAAGGCGACCGGCCACACCGCGACCAACCAGTCCGGCGAGCTCAACTGGCTCCTCGACGACCTGGTGGACCGCGTTGCCAGCATCCGTAAGGCCCTCGTGCTCTCCGGCGACGGCCTGCCGACGGGGGTGTCCAAGGATCTGACCCGCGAGGACAGCGAGCACCTGGCCGCCGTCGCGTCCGGGTTCCACAGCCTGGCCAAGGGCGTGGGCCGCCACTTCGAGGCGGGCAACGTCCGGCAGACGGTCGTCGAGCTCGATGACGCCTTCCTGTTCGTGACGGCCGCAGGCGACGGCAGCTGCCTCGCCGTGCTCTCGGATGCCGATTCGGACGTCGGCCTGGTCGCGTACGAGATGACGCTCCTCGTCAAGCGGGTCGGAGTGCATCTGGGTACCGCTCCGCGCACCGATCTGCCCGCGGGCGGGTAG
- a CDS encoding ATP/GTP-binding protein — protein MIFGRSERGKPPVEPVTLKILVAGGFGVGKTTLVGAVSEIRPLRTEELLTEAGRPVDDTSGVEGKRTTTVAMDFGRITLREDLVLYLFGTPGQERFWFMWDELSEGALGAVVLADTRRLEDCFAAVDYFERRSIPFVVGVNCFEGAARYPEEDIRQALDLDDGVPLLLCDARDRESVKETLIGVVQHAMAYQADRRQTVST, from the coding sequence ATGATCTTCGGGCGTTCTGAGCGCGGGAAGCCTCCGGTCGAACCCGTCACGCTCAAGATCCTGGTGGCCGGCGGCTTCGGCGTGGGCAAGACCACCCTCGTCGGCGCGGTCAGCGAGATCAGGCCGCTGCGCACCGAGGAACTGCTCACCGAGGCCGGGCGCCCGGTCGACGACACGAGCGGTGTCGAGGGCAAGCGCACCACCACCGTCGCCATGGACTTCGGCCGCATCACGCTGCGCGAGGACCTGGTGCTGTACCTCTTCGGCACGCCCGGCCAGGAGCGGTTCTGGTTCATGTGGGACGAGCTCTCGGAGGGCGCGCTCGGCGCCGTCGTCCTCGCCGACACGCGCCGCCTCGAGGACTGCTTCGCGGCCGTGGACTACTTCGAACGGCGTTCCATACCTTTCGTCGTCGGCGTCAACTGCTTCGAGGGAGCCGCGCGTTACCCGGAGGAGGACATCCGGCAGGCCCTCGACCTCGACGACGGCGTACCGCTGCTGCTGTGCGACGCCCGTGACCGGGAGTCCGTCAAGGAGACCCTCATCGGCGTCGTCCAGCACGCGATGGCCTACCAGGCGGACCGCCGTCAGACGGTGAGCACCTGA
- the glpK gene encoding glycerol kinase GlpK codes for MTDKFVAAIDQGTTSSRCIIFNQDGAIVAVDQREHRQIFPKPGWVEHDATEIWSKVQAVVAGAIAKAGLRADQLSALGITNQRETTVLWDRATGKPVHNAIVWQDTRTAALCNQLGGSDGQDRFREQTGLPLASYFSGPKAAWLLDNVPGLRARAEHGEIAFGTIDSWLIWNLTGGTDGGHHVTDVTNAGRTMLMNLESLQWDSSILSAMNVPEAVLPEIKSSAEVYGTAVGQLSGVPVASALGDQQAAVFGQACYDVGTAKNTYGTGSFLLLNTGNRPVPSKNGLLTTMGYKIGSEAPVYCLEGSIAITGALVQWFRDQLGIIRTADEIESLAASVEDNGGAYIVPAFSGLFAPYWRSDARGVITGLTRYVTKAHLARAVLEATSWQTREVVDAMYQDSGVQITTLKVDGGMTKNNLLMQHQADVLDVPVIRPKVSETTCLGAAYAAGLATGVWNDLDELKAHWAKDAEWTPSMTAAVRDREYHNWRKAVEKSFGWQEDGDN; via the coding sequence ATGACGGACAAGTTCGTCGCCGCTATCGACCAGGGCACGACCTCCAGCCGCTGCATCATCTTCAACCAGGACGGCGCCATCGTGGCCGTCGACCAGCGCGAGCACCGCCAGATCTTCCCCAAGCCCGGCTGGGTGGAGCACGACGCCACGGAGATCTGGTCCAAGGTGCAGGCCGTGGTCGCCGGGGCGATCGCCAAGGCGGGGCTGCGCGCCGACCAGCTCAGCGCCCTGGGCATCACCAACCAGCGCGAGACGACGGTCCTGTGGGACCGCGCGACGGGCAAGCCGGTGCACAACGCGATCGTGTGGCAGGACACGCGTACTGCGGCGCTGTGCAACCAACTCGGTGGTTCGGATGGGCAGGATCGTTTCCGCGAGCAGACCGGGCTACCGCTCGCCAGCTACTTCTCCGGCCCCAAAGCGGCCTGGCTGCTGGACAACGTGCCCGGCCTCAGGGCTCGCGCCGAGCATGGCGAGATCGCCTTCGGCACCATCGACTCCTGGCTGATCTGGAACCTCACCGGCGGCACGGACGGCGGGCACCACGTCACCGACGTGACGAACGCCGGGCGCACCATGCTGATGAACCTGGAGAGCCTGCAGTGGGACTCCTCGATCCTGTCCGCCATGAACGTGCCCGAGGCCGTCCTGCCGGAGATCAAGTCCTCCGCCGAGGTGTATGGAACCGCAGTCGGACAGCTGTCCGGCGTGCCCGTCGCGTCTGCGCTTGGCGACCAGCAAGCGGCCGTGTTCGGGCAGGCCTGCTACGACGTGGGCACGGCGAAGAACACGTACGGCACGGGTAGCTTCCTGCTGCTCAACACGGGCAACCGGCCGGTGCCGTCGAAGAACGGGCTGCTGACGACCATGGGCTACAAGATCGGCAGCGAGGCGCCCGTGTACTGCCTGGAGGGGTCGATAGCGATAACGGGCGCGCTGGTCCAATGGTTCCGGGACCAGCTCGGCATCATCCGCACCGCCGACGAGATCGAGTCCCTGGCGGCAAGCGTCGAGGACAACGGAGGCGCGTACATCGTGCCCGCCTTCTCCGGCCTGTTCGCCCCGTATTGGCGCTCCGACGCGCGCGGTGTCATCACCGGACTGACGCGGTACGTCACCAAGGCGCACCTCGCGCGCGCGGTGCTGGAGGCGACGAGCTGGCAGACGCGCGAGGTCGTGGACGCCATGTACCAGGACTCCGGGGTGCAGATCACGACCCTGAAGGTCGACGGCGGCATGACGAAGAACAACCTGCTCATGCAACACCAGGCGGATGTGCTCGACGTGCCCGTGATCCGGCCCAAGGTCTCCGAGACGACGTGTCTGGGTGCCGCCTACGCGGCAGGACTGGCCACGGGCGTATGGAACGACCTGGACGAGCTCAAGGCGCACTGGGCGAAGGACGCCGAGTGGACGCCCTCCATGACTGCCGCCGTGCGTGACCGCGAGTACCACAACTGGCGCAAGGCGGTGGAGAAGAGCTTCGGCTGGCAGGAGGACGGCGACAACTGA
- a CDS encoding GGDEF domain-containing protein, which produces MPSWTDTLRFAFQPVVNLTTGGVAGLEILARPETGDVLAEARRDPELDGRLAVLAFRTAARKETLLPLHVNVFAGTLADLGGLTPLHDAVRAAGRLPWEVTIDVGPPYTHVPQHAFLEAIGALRDQGFRISADGIGDGDVPLRLLTDIAPDLVKLDASLLSRPAAVRAMRTLCEQLGALLCVEGVETELQCASARSAGAQLAQGELFAPPARLPAAEVYVPPRSPGLTVTPRSGPSVREFVRPAALLPATASAGQVRALLTGSPDVSGVLLVDANGVPVRSVHRSRFLLSMSGRYGHALYADRPAAKLGDPPRTVGVDATAWEVLDVVAVGDRDRTSDDVAVVDRYGRCVGVVRLADLVRALAETRVEEAAGLNPLTRLPGSDAITGEVDRRIADGRTFALSWLDVDHFKQVNDGAGFAAGDELIRSIGRALQYAASDSTRVGHIGGDDFLVLADPEGLSPLAASVLDAPWSAGGRPVTLSLATVLCEPGSVADHRQAASCLAPLKKAAKSLSGASWVLGRPGLSGHEILRGVAAETAPAEWAVADPSRG; this is translated from the coding sequence GTGCCCTCCTGGACGGATACTCTCCGCTTCGCTTTCCAGCCGGTGGTCAATCTGACGACCGGAGGAGTCGCAGGGCTGGAGATACTCGCCCGCCCGGAGACCGGCGACGTCCTGGCCGAGGCCCGCCGCGATCCCGAACTCGACGGCCGGCTCGCCGTGTTGGCGTTCCGTACGGCGGCTCGCAAGGAGACCTTACTGCCGCTGCACGTCAACGTTTTCGCCGGAACCCTCGCCGACCTGGGCGGACTGACACCGCTGCACGACGCCGTGCGCGCGGCGGGGCGACTGCCGTGGGAGGTGACGATCGACGTCGGTCCGCCGTACACGCACGTGCCCCAGCACGCCTTCCTGGAGGCGATCGGCGCGCTGCGGGACCAGGGTTTCCGGATCAGCGCGGACGGCATCGGCGACGGGGACGTACCGCTGCGGTTGCTCACCGACATTGCGCCGGACCTGGTGAAACTCGACGCGTCCCTGCTGTCGCGGCCGGCGGCGGTACGGGCGATGCGGACGCTGTGCGAGCAGTTGGGAGCGCTCCTGTGCGTCGAGGGCGTGGAGACGGAGCTGCAGTGCGCGTCCGCACGGTCGGCCGGTGCACAGCTGGCTCAGGGGGAGCTGTTCGCTCCCCCGGCTCGGCTGCCGGCAGCGGAGGTATACGTTCCGCCGCGTTCGCCCGGGCTGACGGTGACGCCACGCTCGGGGCCGTCGGTGCGGGAGTTCGTGCGGCCGGCCGCACTCCTGCCCGCCACCGCGTCCGCAGGCCAGGTGCGGGCCCTGCTGACCGGATCGCCGGACGTGTCCGGAGTGCTGCTGGTGGACGCGAACGGGGTCCCGGTGCGGTCCGTGCACCGCTCCCGGTTCCTGCTGTCGATGTCGGGGCGGTACGGCCATGCCCTGTACGCCGACCGGCCGGCGGCCAAGCTCGGAGATCCGCCGCGCACCGTGGGCGTCGACGCCACCGCGTGGGAGGTGCTGGACGTGGTGGCGGTCGGCGACCGGGACCGTACGTCGGACGATGTGGCCGTGGTCGACAGGTACGGCCGGTGCGTGGGCGTCGTACGGCTCGCGGACCTCGTACGGGCGCTCGCCGAGACCCGGGTCGAGGAGGCCGCGGGGCTCAATCCGCTGACGCGTCTGCCCGGTTCGGACGCGATCACCGGTGAGGTGGACCGGCGCATCGCGGACGGGCGGACGTTCGCGCTGAGTTGGCTGGACGTGGACCACTTCAAGCAGGTCAACGACGGGGCCGGATTCGCGGCTGGCGACGAGCTGATCCGGTCGATCGGACGGGCGCTGCAGTATGCGGCGTCCGACAGCACCCGCGTGGGGCACATCGGCGGGGACGACTTCCTGGTGCTCGCAGATCCGGAGGGGCTCAGTCCGTTGGCCGCCTCCGTGCTGGACGCACCCTGGTCCGCGGGCGGACGTCCCGTCACGCTGTCCCTGGCCACGGTCCTGTGCGAGCCCGGGAGTGTGGCGGACCATCGGCAGGCGGCCTCCTGTCTGGCGCCGCTGAAGAAGGCCGCGAAGTCACTGAGCGGGGCGAGCTGGGTGCTGGGCCGTCCGGGGCTGTCCGGGCACGAGATCCTCCGCGGCGTGGCGGCGGAGACGGCCCCGGCCGAGTGGGCGGTGGCGGACCCGAGCAGGGGGTGA
- a CDS encoding hydantoinase B/oxoprolinase family protein, which produces MTGWQFWVDRGGTFTDIVARRPDGRLLTHKLLSENPARYSDAAVAGVRDLLDGSQDQPIEAVRMGTTVATNALLERKGERTLLVITRGFRDALRIAYQNRPRIFARRIELPELLYERVVEVDERIAADGTVLRAPDLEALTGPLQEAYDDGIRAVAVVCMHSHLHPVHEQAVGELAARVGFPQISLSSEVSPLMKLVPRGDTAVVDAYLSPVLRRYVQHVADELAGVRLMFMQSNGGLAEAGQFRGKDAILSGPAGGIVGMARMSQLAGFDRVIGFDMGGTSTDVSHFAGEYERVFTTQISGVRLRAPMLDIHTVAAGGGSVLHFDGSRYRVGPDSAGADPGPACYRGGGPLAVTDANVMLGRIQPGHFPQVFGPEGDQPLDDVLVRERFTALARDIREQTGDDRTPEQVAEGYLQIAVANIANAVKRISVQKGHDVTRYALTTFGGAGGQHACMVADSLGIRTVLVPPMAGVLSALGIGLADTTAMREQSAEAPLEATSMPGVLKTADDLESAARSELLDEDVPEDRIKVTRRAQLRYDGTDTTLTVELTDPDTMRRAFEDRHRATYSFTLDRPIVVEALSVEATGLTEPPDLSALAPYEATPEGSPATPRSVRLHTGGTWRDAPLHRREDLPPGQTVTGPAIITEASATTVVDDGWQAVTTDGGHLVMERTAVTQSSELNTEADPVLLEVFNNLFMSIAEQMGARLESTAQSVNIKERLDFSCALFDPDGNLVANAPHIPVHLGSMGTSVKEVIRRRGSRMRPGDTYAVNDPYHGGTHLPDVTVITPVFDTASTEGDRILFYVASRGHHAEIGGIAPGSMPANSRTIEEEGILFDNWLLADNGRFREEETRRLLTEAPYPSRNPKTNLADLRAQIAANQKGVDEVARMIEHFGLDVVQAYMKHVQDNAEEAVRGVIDALDDGEYAYETDSGAVIRVRVRVDRENRSATVDFTGTSPQLATNFNAPFSVVNAAVLYVFRTLVADDIPLNDGCLRPLEIIVPPGSMLAPEPPAAVVAGNVETSQAITGALYAALGVQAEGSGTMNNVTFGNERHQYYETVASGSGAGDGFAGAPVVQTHMTNSRLTDPEVLEWRLPVQLEEFALRHGSGGAGQWHGGDGAVRRIRFHEPMTVSTLSQHRRVPPYGMAGGEPGALGANRVERADGTATALAGSDSADVGPGDVLVIETPGGGGYGPPSHDPHQAGEEIDDLRAF; this is translated from the coding sequence ATGACAGGCTGGCAGTTCTGGGTCGACCGTGGCGGCACCTTCACGGACATCGTCGCGCGACGCCCGGACGGCCGTCTGCTGACCCACAAACTCCTGTCGGAGAACCCGGCGCGATACTCCGACGCGGCTGTCGCGGGCGTACGTGATCTGCTGGACGGCTCCCAGGACCAGCCCATCGAGGCCGTCCGGATGGGCACGACGGTCGCCACGAACGCCCTCCTCGAGCGCAAGGGCGAGCGGACCCTGCTGGTCATCACCCGCGGCTTCCGCGACGCCCTGCGCATCGCCTACCAGAACCGGCCCCGCATCTTCGCCCGCCGCATCGAACTCCCCGAGCTGCTCTACGAACGGGTCGTCGAGGTCGACGAACGCATCGCCGCCGACGGCACCGTCCTGCGCGCCCCCGACCTGGAAGCCCTCACCGGCCCCCTCCAGGAGGCGTACGACGACGGGATCCGAGCCGTCGCCGTGGTCTGCATGCACAGCCACCTCCACCCCGTCCACGAACAGGCCGTCGGCGAGCTCGCCGCCCGCGTCGGCTTCCCGCAGATCTCGCTGTCGAGCGAGGTCAGCCCTCTGATGAAACTCGTCCCGCGTGGGGACACCGCTGTCGTCGACGCCTACCTCTCGCCCGTGCTGCGCCGCTACGTCCAGCACGTCGCCGACGAGCTCGCAGGCGTACGGCTGATGTTCATGCAGTCCAACGGCGGTCTCGCCGAAGCCGGGCAGTTCCGCGGCAAGGACGCCATCCTGTCCGGCCCCGCCGGAGGCATCGTCGGCATGGCACGCATGTCGCAGCTCGCCGGCTTCGACCGCGTCATCGGGTTCGACATGGGCGGCACCTCCACCGATGTCTCGCACTTCGCCGGCGAGTACGAACGGGTCTTCACCACACAGATCTCTGGCGTCCGCCTGCGCGCCCCCATGCTGGACATCCACACCGTCGCGGCAGGCGGCGGCTCGGTCCTCCACTTCGACGGCTCCCGCTATCGCGTAGGGCCGGACTCGGCGGGCGCGGACCCGGGACCCGCCTGCTACCGGGGCGGCGGCCCGCTCGCGGTCACGGACGCCAATGTCATGCTCGGCCGCATCCAACCCGGCCATTTTCCCCAGGTGTTCGGCCCTGAAGGCGACCAGCCTCTTGACGACGTCCTCGTCCGTGAGCGCTTCACCGCCCTCGCGCGCGACATCCGTGAGCAGACCGGCGACGACCGCACCCCTGAGCAGGTCGCCGAGGGCTACCTGCAGATCGCGGTCGCCAACATCGCCAACGCCGTGAAACGGATCTCCGTCCAGAAGGGCCACGACGTCACCCGCTACGCGCTCACCACCTTCGGTGGTGCGGGTGGCCAGCACGCGTGCATGGTCGCCGACTCGCTCGGTATCCGCACCGTTCTCGTGCCCCCCATGGCCGGTGTCCTCTCCGCGCTCGGCATCGGCCTCGCCGACACCACGGCCATGCGCGAACAGTCCGCCGAGGCACCCCTGGAGGCCACCTCCATGCCCGGCGTCCTGAAGACCGCGGACGACCTCGAATCCGCTGCCCGCAGCGAACTCCTCGACGAGGACGTCCCCGAGGACCGCATCAAGGTCACTCGACGCGCCCAACTCCGCTACGACGGCACCGACACCACCCTTACCGTCGAACTCACCGACCCCGACACCATGCGGCGCGCCTTCGAAGATCGTCATCGCGCCACGTACTCCTTCACCCTCGACCGCCCGATCGTCGTCGAAGCCCTCTCCGTCGAAGCCACCGGCCTCACCGAACCCCCCGATCTCTCTGCTCTCGCTCCCTACGAAGCCACCCCTGAAGGCAGCCCGGCCACCCCGCGGTCCGTCCGCCTTCACACGGGCGGCACCTGGCGCGACGCACCCCTCCACCGCCGCGAGGACCTGCCTCCCGGCCAGACCGTCACCGGCCCGGCGATCATCACCGAGGCCAGCGCGACGACCGTCGTCGACGACGGCTGGCAAGCCGTGACGACCGACGGCGGGCATCTGGTCATGGAACGCACGGCGGTTACGCAGAGTTCCGAGCTCAACACAGAAGCCGACCCGGTTCTCCTCGAGGTCTTCAACAACCTCTTCATGTCCATCGCCGAACAGATGGGCGCCCGCCTCGAGTCCACCGCCCAGTCCGTCAACATCAAGGAACGCCTGGACTTCTCCTGCGCGCTCTTCGACCCGGATGGAAACCTGGTGGCCAACGCCCCGCACATCCCCGTCCATCTGGGCTCGATGGGCACCAGCGTCAAGGAGGTCATCCGGCGCCGCGGCTCCCGGATGCGTCCCGGCGACACCTACGCCGTCAACGACCCTTACCACGGTGGCACCCACCTGCCCGACGTCACCGTGATCACCCCGGTCTTCGACACCGCAAGCACGGAGGGTGACCGGATCCTCTTCTACGTCGCCTCACGCGGCCACCACGCCGAGATCGGCGGCATCGCCCCCGGCTCCATGCCCGCCAACAGCCGCACCATCGAGGAGGAGGGCATCCTCTTCGACAACTGGCTACTCGCCGACAACGGCCGCTTCCGCGAGGAGGAGACCCGCCGCCTGCTCACCGAGGCGCCCTACCCCTCCCGCAACCCGAAGACCAACCTCGCCGATCTGCGCGCCCAGATCGCGGCCAACCAGAAGGGCGTCGACGAAGTCGCGCGCATGATCGAGCACTTCGGCCTCGACGTCGTCCAGGCGTACATGAAGCACGTCCAGGACAACGCGGAGGAAGCGGTACGCGGCGTCATCGACGCCCTGGACGACGGCGAATACGCCTACGAGACCGACTCCGGCGCCGTCATCCGTGTACGCGTGCGCGTGGACCGTGAGAACCGCTCCGCCACGGTCGACTTCACCGGCACCTCCCCGCAGCTGGCCACGAACTTCAACGCCCCCTTCTCGGTCGTCAACGCGGCGGTCCTGTACGTCTTTCGCACCCTCGTGGCCGACGACATCCCGCTCAACGACGGCTGCCTGCGCCCCCTCGAGATCATCGTGCCGCCCGGTTCCATGCTCGCTCCCGAACCCCCGGCGGCGGTGGTCGCGGGCAACGTGGAGACGTCCCAGGCGATCACCGGCGCCCTCTACGCCGCACTGGGCGTCCAGGCCGAGGGCTCCGGCACCATGAACAACGTCACCTTCGGCAACGAACGCCACCAGTACTACGAGACCGTGGCCTCAGGATCCGGCGCGGGCGACGGGTTCGCCGGCGCGCCCGTCGTCCAGACCCACATGACCAACTCACGGCTCACCGATCCCGAAGTGCTGGAGTGGCGACTGCCCGTACAGCTCGAGGAGTTCGCCCTACGGCACGGCAGCGGCGGCGCCGGGCAGTGGCACGGCGGGGACGGCGCTGTGCGCCGTATCCGGTTCCACGAGCCCATGACCGTCTCCACGCTGTCCCAGCACCGCAGGGTCCCGCCGTACGGCATGGCGGGCGGCGAACCCGGCGCGCTGGGAGCCAACCGCGTCGAACGTGCGGACGGCACGGCCACTGCACTCGCCGGAAGCGACTCGGCCGACGTCGGCCCCGGCGACGTACTCGTCATCGAAACCCCCGGCGGCGGAGGCTACGGCCCACCGTCGCACGACCCCCATCAAGCAGGAGAAGAGATCGATGATCTTCGGGCGTTCTGA